The DNA region CACAGCCCGCTGCATGGCCCTGTTGTTTGGATTTGCAAAATAAAATTACGCATTTCGCGGGGCGGATGCAAGTTTGCGGGCGTGTTTTTCAATGCGGTGAACCATAATTTTCGGGCCAGCCCCGGGCTTTAAACCAGAGTTTAAGTTTCGACGCAAAGAGAAATTTTTGCCAATGGCCGGATCATGCAGGTCGTTTCGCCACACGAGCCGGTATAATTCGTATCTTTGCCGGCTCAAAAAAGCTGAAAATGAGCGCAAAACAAAAATCTGACCGCCTGCCGGGCGAGAAAAGACCACGCATTCCGGGCGAGGCCAAATTATCTGAAATCAAGTCGTCGCGGCCAGGGAAGTCGGTGCAGTCACGCCAGGGCAACCGGAAGGATAGCAGCAGGCAATACGAATCAGGGGCACCCAAAGCTGCAGGAGACTATCGTCAGAAAAAGTATCGTTCGACGGGTGACGAACCTGCTGCGGGCAAGCGCGGGGAGTCGCATCGGACGGGCAGATATGCACCAAAACCGGGCCAGCCGGACGAACACAGGCCGGAATCCCGCGGTGGCAGGCCTGCTACCGGTTATGGTAGGGATCGTGCAGCACGCGACAATGCAGCTGAAGACCAGAAAAGCTATAAGCGAAGTGCAAAGCCTGAAAGAGCCGACGGACCTTCATATGCCCAAAAGCGCGACAACAGGTATGCAGGGGGCGAGCGAAACGCGCGGCCGAAAGGCCGTCCGGCAAAAAACAAGCCGCTGACCGAAGGCCTCGAGCGCAAAGACAAGCAAACCATCATCCGGCTCAACAAATACCTGGCCGATGCTGGCATCTGCTCGCGCCGCGAAGCCGACAAATACATCCAGGCCGGTGTGGTCAAGGTGAACGACAAGGTAGTAACCGAATTGGGTTCGCGCGTCAGCATACACGACAAAGTTGAGTTCGAAGGCCAGGTGTTGCGCCGCGAAAAACTGCGCTATGTGCTGCTCAACAAACCCAAAGGCTACATCACCACCTCCGACGACCCCTACGAGCGCAAAACCGTGATGGAGCTGGTGGCCGGCGCCTGCGAAGAACGCATCTATCCGGTGGGAAGGCTCGACCGCAACACCACAGGCCTGTTGCTGCTTACCAACGATGGAGAGCTCGCCAAAGCACTCACCCATCCCTCGCATGGCGCCAGAAAACTCTACCACGTGTGGCTCGACAAACCCCTCACCCGTGCCGACCTGCGTAAAATTGCCGAAGGCGTGGAGCTTGAGGACGGAAAAGTGGAAGTGGATGCAGTGGACTATGTGGCTGAAGATGAAACACATAAACAGGTAGGCATCGAACTGCACTCGGGACGCAACCGGGTGGTGAGGAGGCTCTTCGAACACCTGGGTTATGAAGTGGTCAAACTCGACCGGCCCATGTTTGCCGGACTTACCAAACTCAAACTCAGCCGGGGTCACTGGCGTTTTCTTACGCCCGCCGAAATCAGCATGCTCAAGCGCATCCGTTAACACAGCGCATACAGGCCAACTGCCTTAAACTGCCTTTTTTCATACCTTTGCAGCCAATTTTCCGGATTCGCAGCCCGAAAAAACATGCAGCCTATGACGCTGAAATACAGAGAATACAAACAACTCGACCTGAATGCCACAGGCAAAGAAATACGGGCCTGGTGGGAACAGAACGACATCTTCCGTAAGACGCTGGAAAACAGAAAAGATGGCAAACCCTTCGTCTTTTACGAAGGCCCGCCCTCGGCCAATGGCGTACCCGGCATTCACCACGTGATGGCCCGCGCCATCAAAGACATCTTTTGCCGCTATCAAACCCAGAAAGGCAGGCTCGTTGAGCGCAAAGCCGGATGGGATACCCACGGCCTTCCCGTCGAAATCGGCGTCGAAAAAAGCCTGGGCATCACCAAGGAAGACATCGGCAAAACCATCAGCGTCGAAGACTACAACAAAGCCTGCCGCTCGGAGGTGATGAAATATAAAGACCTCTGGGACGAGCTCACCCGCATGATGGGCTACTGGGTGGATCTGGAAAACCCTTACATCACCTTCGACAACAAATACATCGAAAGCGTCTGGTACCTCCTTTCGAAACTTTTCGAAAAAGGACTGCTCTACAAGGGCTATACCATTCAGCCTTACTCCCCTGCTGCCGGCACCGGACTGAGCACACACGAGCTCAACCAGCCAGGCTGCTACCGCGATGTAAAAGACACCTCGGTGACCGCTCAGTTTGAGCTCGAACCCCATGAGCGCCTGAACAGCCTGCCAGATGCCGGCTTGCCACTGTATATCCTGGCCTGGACCACCACACCCTGGACCCTGCCCTCGAACACCGCCCTGGCCGTTGGACCGGACATCGAATACGTGCTGGTCAAGACCTATAACCCCTACACCGGACAACCCATTCGGGTAATCCTGGCCAAAGACCTGGCTGGCAATTACTTTGACGACAGAATGGCTGAGGCCGACTTCGAGTCATACAAACCCGGCGACAAAAAGTTACCCTACCGCATCCTGCACACCTTCAATGGATTGTGGCTCGAAGGGCTGCGCTACAAGCAACTTATCCCCTGGGTGAAGCCCATGGGCGACGCCTTCAGGGTGATCGCCGGCGACTTTGTGACCACTGCCGATGGTACTGGCATCGTGCACATTGCCCCCACCTTTGGCGCCGACGACGACAGGGTGGCCAAGGCTTCGGGAATTGTACCCCTGCTTCTCATCGACCGCGACGGACAAAAACGACCCATGGTTGACCTCCGGGGCAGGTTTTACCCCATTGAAGACCTGGACGCAGACTTTGTCAGAAACCAAGTCAACACACAGGCTTACAGCGAGTTTGCCGGCAGGTTTGTAAAAAACGAATACGACCCCGAACTCGCACCTGATGCACCCACCCTCGACGTGGACCTCTCGGTCATGCTCAAAAAAGATGGCAAAGCCTTCCGCATCGAAAAATATGTGCACAGCTATCCCCATTGCTGGCGCACCGACAAACCCGTGCTCTACTACCCCCTCGACAGCTGGTTTATCCGCACCACGGCATTTCGCCAGCGCATGCTCGAGCTCAATGCCACCATCAACTGGAAACCCAAAGCCACAGGTGAAGGCCGTTTCGGCAACTGGCTCGAAAACCTGGTGGACTGGAACCTCTCGCGCTCGCGCTTCTGGGGTGTGCCCCTGCCCATCTGGATGACTGAAGACAAAACCGAACAACGCTGCATCGGCTCGGTGGCCGAACTCAAAAAAGCCATTGACCAGGCCGTGGCTGCCGGCTTTATGGAAAGTAACCCGCTGGCCGCTTTTGCCGAAGGCGACAACAGCAGCGAAAACTATAACCTGTTCGATCTGCACCGGCCTTATGTGGACAGAGTGGTGCTGTGCTCACCATCGGGCAAACCCATGTATCGCGAACCCGACCTCATCGACGTGTGGTTCGACTCGGGTGCCATGCCCTATGCCCAGTTCCACTACCCCTTCGAAGCTGCCGAACAATTCGACAGGTACTTCCCCGCCGACTTCATCGCCGAAGGTGTTGACCAGACACGCGGCTGGTTTTTCACCCTGCACGCCATTGCCGTCATGCTGTTCGACTCGGTTGCCTTCCGGACTGTGGTCTCCAACGGATTGGTGCTCGACAAAAACGGCAATAAAATGTCCAAACGACTGGGCAATGCCATCGACCCCTTCGAAACCATCGAAAAATACGGCCCCGATGCCACCAGGTGGTACATGATCACCAACTCCCAGCCCTGGGACAACCTCAAATTCGACCTGGGTGGCGTGGACGAAGTGAGGCGCAAATTCTTCGGCACCCTTTACAATACCTATGCATTTTTTGCGCTCTATGCCAACATCGACGGCTTCCGTTATGCCGAAGCCGAAGTGCCACACGATGAGCGCCCCGAAATTGACCGATGGATCCTGTCGTCGCTCAACACCCTGATAAAAACTGTGGACGAAGCCTATGCCCAATACGAACCCACCCGTGCCGGACGTGCCATTCAGGACTTTGTGGACGAAAACCTGAGCAACTGGTATGTGCGCCTCTCGCGCCGCCGGTTCTGGAAAGGACAATACACCACCGATAAGATTTCGGCTTATCAAACCCTTTACACCTGTCTGGAAACCATCGCCATGCTGGCTGCCCCCATAGCGCCATTCTTCTCCGAGCAGCTCTACCGCGACCTCAACCAGGTTTCGCAACGCAATGCAGCCATCTCGGTGCACCTGACCGACTTCCCTCAAGCCAACGAAACCCTCATCGACACCGACCTGGAAGAACGCATGGCTATGGCACAACACTTCTCGTCGATGATTCTCTCGCTGCGCAAAAAAGCCAACATCAGGGTGCGCCAGCCCCTGCAATCCATCATGATTCCGGTGGCCGATGCAAAGATGAAGGCACAACTGCAGGCCGTCGAAAACCTCATCCTTTCCGAAGTCAATGTGAAAGAGGTGATCTACCTGGAAGGCGACAACAGCGTGCTCATCAAACGCGTCAAACCCAACTTCAAAACACTGGGGCCACGCTACGGCAAACTGATGAAAGACATTGCCGTGCTGCTCACCGGCCTGTCGCAATACGACATCCGCAGGCTTGAACAACAGGGCAGGCTGCACCTGCATGTTGGAGAACAGGAAGTTGAGGTAGGACTGGAAGATGTGGACATCATCACCGAAGATATCCCTGGCTGGACGGTGGCCACTGCCGACGGCCTTACCGTGGCCCTCGATATGGGCATCAGCCCCGAGCTTTACCGCGAAGGACTGGCCCGCGAACTGGTCAACAGGGTGCAAAACCTTCGCAAAGACCGCGGATTCGACGTAACCGACCACATCATCCTGAAAGTGGACGGCAGTGAGGAGCTGTCGGAAGCTGTCAAGGAGTGTGCAACATACATCAGCACCGAAACCCTGTCGGAAATTCGCTGGGAAACGGGCCTGGCAGGCGATGAGGTGTTCGATACGGAACTTACCGACGAGGTCAGCGCCCGTATCCATGTGCAGAAAATCGGCTGAGATTCGGCCGAAACCGCGTGCCGATGACAAAAATGCATTATATTTATACCGGTTTCACGCGTTGAACCCGGAGATACAGTTTAGATTGGACACTAACACTTACCGCTATGAAAGAGAAGGAAAAAATCGAGCAGGCCGAGGTAAACAAAACCCGCTACTCGGACGAGGAACTGGAAGAATTCAAGGAAATCATACTGAAAAAGCTCGAAAAAGCCCGGGCCGACCTTAAATTGCTTACCGAAGCCCTGAGTGCCGATGGCGAAAACGGCACCAACGACACTTCGCCTACCTTCAAAGTGCTCGAGGAAGGATATCAGGTGCTCTCGAAAGAGGAAAACGGACGCCTGGCTGCACGTCAGCAAAAATTTATCCAGAACCTCGAGAACGCACTTATCCGCATCGAAAACAAAACCTATGGCATCTGCCGGGCCACAGGTAAACTCATTGCCAAAGAACGCCTCCGCATCGTGCCACACGCTACCCTGAGCATCGAAGCCAAACTTCAGCAAGGCAACAAGTGAAAATATTATATCTGAAAAGAAACCGCAACTCCCCGGTCAGACCCTGGCCGGGGTTTAATGTAATGTGTTGATTCCCGAAAATGAAAAAACCTCTCTTCATCATCTTGCTGGTGCTGCTTGCCGACCAGGCCCTGAAGTTCTACATCAAGCTCAATATGACCATGGGCGAGGAGATTCCCGTGCTGGGCAACTGGTTTGTGCTTCACTTTACCGAAAATCCGGGTATGGCTTTCGGGCTGCAGTTTGCCGGCGAGTGGGGCAAGCTGATTCTCAGCCTGTTTCGCATTGCTGCTGCCTTCGCCATTGGATATTATTTATGGCGCCTCACCCAGAAACAAACCCCTTTTGGTCCTGTTCTGGGCATCTCGCTCATCCTGGCAGGCGCCCTGGGCAACATCATCGACAGCTGCTTTTATGGCCTCATTTTCAGCGAAAGCACCTGGCACACCGTTGCCACATTTCTGCCCGAGGGCGGTGGGTATGCCGGCTTTCTGCACGGACATGTGGTGGATATGTTCTATTTTCCAATCATCATGATTCAAAAAGCACAAGCGCCTTCCTGGATGCCCGGCTTTTTGTTCGGACCGGATGATTATTTCATTTTTTTCCGGCCGGTATTCAATATCGCCGATGCTTCCATCACTACGGGTGTGCTTTGGCTGCTCCTCTTTGAACGCAAATTTCTGCGGGGATTGTAAAAAATATTTAACAACAGGCTGAATTATAGCCACAAGGCTTGTTGAGCTGTTTTTTTATTCCGAGCCAATTAACTACTTTTGCAGCTTACAAAATGACCAGGCTATTTCGATGAACACACAACAAAAAGGACGCATCTCGCAGATCATTGGTCCCGTGGTGGACGTAAGCTTTGACCATGGCGCAACACTTCCAAATCTTTACGAAGCATTAGAGGTGACGCGCGACAATGGCGAAAAACTCATCCTCGAAGTGCAGCAGGATATTGGAGAAAACACCGTGCGCGCCATTGCCATGGACTCGACCGATGGTTTGCGTCGCAACATGGAAGTAAGGGCCCTTGGTGCACCAATTTCGATGCCTGCCAGCGAAGATGTAAAAGGCAGGTTGTTCAATGTGATTGGCGAACCCATCGACGGGCTGAAACCCGTGCAGGCAAAAAAACGCAACAGCATACACCGCAAGCCGCCAAAATTCGAAAATCTCAGCACACAAACCGAAGTGCTCTATACCGGCATTAAAGTCATCGACCTGATTGAGCCTTACGCCAAAGGTGGCAAGGTTGGACTGTTTGGCGGTGCAGGTGTAGGCAAAACGGTGATCATCATGGAGCTGATCAACAACATTGCCAAGACCTATTCAGGTATGTCGGTATTTGCCGGTGTGGGTGAGCGTACGCGCGAAGGCAACGACCTCCTGCGCGAGATGATTGAGTCGGGTGTAATCAAATACGGCCCTGAGTTTTTACACAGCATGGAAGCCGGCAGCTGGGACCTGAGCAAGGTGGACTACAATCAACTCAAAGAATCGCAGGCCACGCTGGTTTTCGGACAGATGAACGAACCCCCGGGAGCACGTGCCCGTGTAGCCCTGAGCGGACTTACCATGGCCGAATATTTCCGTGATGGCGAAGACGAAGCCGACGGACGCGACATCCTGTTCTTTATCGATAACATTTTCCGTTTTACTCAGGCAGGCTCCGAAGTTTCGGCATTGCTTGGCCGCATGCCTTCGGCCGTAGGTTATCAGCCCACCCTGGCCACCGAAATGGGAATCATGCAGGAACGCATCACCTCCACCAAACGCGGATCCATTACCTCGGTTCAGGCAGTTTACGTGCCTGCCGACGACCTCACCGACCCCGCCCCGGCCACCACATTCTCGCACCTTGATGCAACCACCGTACTCAACCGTAAGATAGCCGAGCTGGGAATTTACCCCGCTGTTGACCCCCTCGACTCCACCTCGCGCATCCTCACCCCCGACATTGTGGGCGAAGCACACTACAAAACCGCCCAGCGCGTGAAAAATATCCTGCAACGCTACAAAGAACTGCAGGACATCATCGCCATCCTGGGTATGGATGAGCTTTCGGAAGAGGACAAACTCATTGTGCACCGTGCGCGACGTGTGCAGCGCTTCCTCTCGCAGCCCTTCCATGTGGCCGAACAGTTTACGGGTATCCCCGGCTGTGTGGTCTCAATTGACGATACCATTAAAGGTTTCAACATGATCATGGACGGCGAAGTGGACGAATACCCCGAAGCTGCCTTCAACCTGGTAGGAACCATTGAAGAAGCCATCGAAAAGGGTAAAAAACTGTTGGCCGAAAGCAAAGCATAACCAACAACCACCCACGCATGAAACTGGAAATCATCACCCCCGAAACCACAATCTTTTCAGGCGAGGTACAATTGGTGCAGCTGCCAGGACCCGATGGCCTGTTCGAAATCCTGCACAACCATGCTCCCATGATTGCCGCCTTAGGTAAGGGCCGGGTGAAAATTATTACAACCACCGATAAATCAACCGAATATTTCGAAATCAAAGGTGGTGTGCTCGAAGTGAAAAAAAACAAAATCATCGTTCTGGCCGACTGACACATCAACTTACCGGCAATCGGACTACAGTTCAGATATCGATAAAGCCTCCAGCTCAGGGGGCTTTTTCTTTTCAGCCCCCCGCTAACGCCCCGCTACCGCACGATTCCACCGTGCAGTAACGAATAAAACACCCCCACCCCCCTGCTGTACTGCCCGAATCCGTTTTTGCTGCTGTAAAAACCACGTTGTATTGTCCTGTTTTTCAGCACATTGAAAAAATGTTGAAAAAAAGTCCAAAATTTTTGATGCGATTTTGGCATTGAGTGGT from Bacteroidota bacterium includes:
- a CDS encoding pseudouridine synthase; the encoded protein is MSAKQKSDRLPGEKRPRIPGEAKLSEIKSSRPGKSVQSRQGNRKDSSRQYESGAPKAAGDYRQKKYRSTGDEPAAGKRGESHRTGRYAPKPGQPDEHRPESRGGRPATGYGRDRAARDNAAEDQKSYKRSAKPERADGPSYAQKRDNRYAGGERNARPKGRPAKNKPLTEGLERKDKQTIIRLNKYLADAGICSRREADKYIQAGVVKVNDKVVTELGSRVSIHDKVEFEGQVLRREKLRYVLLNKPKGYITTSDDPYERKTVMELVAGACEERIYPVGRLDRNTTGLLLLTNDGELAKALTHPSHGARKLYHVWLDKPLTRADLRKIAEGVELEDGKVEVDAVDYVAEDETHKQVGIELHSGRNRVVRRLFEHLGYEVVKLDRPMFAGLTKLKLSRGHWRFLTPAEISMLKRIR
- the atpD gene encoding F0F1 ATP synthase subunit beta codes for the protein MNTQQKGRISQIIGPVVDVSFDHGATLPNLYEALEVTRDNGEKLILEVQQDIGENTVRAIAMDSTDGLRRNMEVRALGAPISMPASEDVKGRLFNVIGEPIDGLKPVQAKKRNSIHRKPPKFENLSTQTEVLYTGIKVIDLIEPYAKGGKVGLFGGAGVGKTVIIMELINNIAKTYSGMSVFAGVGERTREGNDLLREMIESGVIKYGPEFLHSMEAGSWDLSKVDYNQLKESQATLVFGQMNEPPGARARVALSGLTMAEYFRDGEDEADGRDILFFIDNIFRFTQAGSEVSALLGRMPSAVGYQPTLATEMGIMQERITSTKRGSITSVQAVYVPADDLTDPAPATTFSHLDATTVLNRKIAELGIYPAVDPLDSTSRILTPDIVGEAHYKTAQRVKNILQRYKELQDIIAILGMDELSEEDKLIVHRARRVQRFLSQPFHVAEQFTGIPGCVVSIDDTIKGFNMIMDGEVDEYPEAAFNLVGTIEEAIEKGKKLLAESKA
- a CDS encoding isoleucine--tRNA ligase gives rise to the protein MTLKYREYKQLDLNATGKEIRAWWEQNDIFRKTLENRKDGKPFVFYEGPPSANGVPGIHHVMARAIKDIFCRYQTQKGRLVERKAGWDTHGLPVEIGVEKSLGITKEDIGKTISVEDYNKACRSEVMKYKDLWDELTRMMGYWVDLENPYITFDNKYIESVWYLLSKLFEKGLLYKGYTIQPYSPAAGTGLSTHELNQPGCYRDVKDTSVTAQFELEPHERLNSLPDAGLPLYILAWTTTPWTLPSNTALAVGPDIEYVLVKTYNPYTGQPIRVILAKDLAGNYFDDRMAEADFESYKPGDKKLPYRILHTFNGLWLEGLRYKQLIPWVKPMGDAFRVIAGDFVTTADGTGIVHIAPTFGADDDRVAKASGIVPLLLIDRDGQKRPMVDLRGRFYPIEDLDADFVRNQVNTQAYSEFAGRFVKNEYDPELAPDAPTLDVDLSVMLKKDGKAFRIEKYVHSYPHCWRTDKPVLYYPLDSWFIRTTAFRQRMLELNATINWKPKATGEGRFGNWLENLVDWNLSRSRFWGVPLPIWMTEDKTEQRCIGSVAELKKAIDQAVAAGFMESNPLAAFAEGDNSSENYNLFDLHRPYVDRVVLCSPSGKPMYREPDLIDVWFDSGAMPYAQFHYPFEAAEQFDRYFPADFIAEGVDQTRGWFFTLHAIAVMLFDSVAFRTVVSNGLVLDKNGNKMSKRLGNAIDPFETIEKYGPDATRWYMITNSQPWDNLKFDLGGVDEVRRKFFGTLYNTYAFFALYANIDGFRYAEAEVPHDERPEIDRWILSSLNTLIKTVDEAYAQYEPTRAGRAIQDFVDENLSNWYVRLSRRRFWKGQYTTDKISAYQTLYTCLETIAMLAAPIAPFFSEQLYRDLNQVSQRNAAISVHLTDFPQANETLIDTDLEERMAMAQHFSSMILSLRKKANIRVRQPLQSIMIPVADAKMKAQLQAVENLILSEVNVKEVIYLEGDNSVLIKRVKPNFKTLGPRYGKLMKDIAVLLTGLSQYDIRRLEQQGRLHLHVGEQEVEVGLEDVDIITEDIPGWTVATADGLTVALDMGISPELYREGLARELVNRVQNLRKDRGFDVTDHIILKVDGSEELSEAVKECATYISTETLSEIRWETGLAGDEVFDTELTDEVSARIHVQKIG
- a CDS encoding lipoprotein signal peptidase → MKKPLFIILLVLLADQALKFYIKLNMTMGEEIPVLGNWFVLHFTENPGMAFGLQFAGEWGKLILSLFRIAAAFAIGYYLWRLTQKQTPFGPVLGISLILAGALGNIIDSCFYGLIFSESTWHTVATFLPEGGGYAGFLHGHVVDMFYFPIIMIQKAQAPSWMPGFLFGPDDYFIFFRPVFNIADASITTGVLWLLLFERKFLRGL
- a CDS encoding TraR/DksA C4-type zinc finger protein; this translates as MKEKEKIEQAEVNKTRYSDEELEEFKEIILKKLEKARADLKLLTEALSADGENGTNDTSPTFKVLEEGYQVLSKEENGRLAARQQKFIQNLENALIRIENKTYGICRATGKLIAKERLRIVPHATLSIEAKLQQGNK
- the atpC gene encoding ATP synthase F1 subunit epsilon — protein: MKLEIITPETTIFSGEVQLVQLPGPDGLFEILHNHAPMIAALGKGRVKIITTTDKSTEYFEIKGGVLEVKKNKIIVLAD